One window of Syntrophorhabdaceae bacterium genomic DNA carries:
- a CDS encoding HAD family hydrolase, producing the protein MKGIIFDFDGTLTPLTLNFDLLRAEMEAIARRYVTDDVILSFKNQYILEMINGIEATLDGKNTRFKEEAYTRLRDLEVEASKGKDVYPYARDVLQRLKDRGISVGIVTRSCIDALRTVFPDISKYADSIVTREDTKYVKPNPLHVAEVLRALRLGPDDVIMVGDHPTDVIAGRALNMRTVGVLTGRTTKDGFEKVQATFIFDDIRDILTIGS; encoded by the coding sequence ATGAAGGGCATAATCTTCGATTTTGACGGAACGTTGACGCCATTGACGCTGAATTTTGATCTTTTGAGGGCAGAGATGGAAGCGATTGCCCGGCGTTATGTAACCGACGATGTAATCCTCTCATTCAAAAACCAATATATCCTTGAAATGATTAACGGAATAGAGGCAACCCTTGATGGGAAAAATACCCGGTTCAAGGAAGAGGCATATACGAGACTAAGAGACCTTGAAGTAGAGGCGTCGAAGGGAAAAGACGTATATCCTTATGCGCGGGACGTTCTGCAACGCCTCAAGGACCGGGGCATATCCGTCGGTATCGTCACGAGAAGCTGTATCGATGCGCTCAGGACGGTATTCCCGGACATCAGTAAATATGCAGATTCCATTGTGACCCGCGAAGACACGAAATACGTCAAGCCTAATCCCCTTCACGTTGCGGAGGTGCTTCGCGCACTCCGGCTCGGACCTGATGATGTGATAATGGTGGGAGACCATCCCACGGATGTCATCGCCGGCAGGGCCCTGAATATGAGGACTGTGGGGGTTCTTACGGGAAGGACAACGAAAGATGGTTTTGAAAAGGTGCAGGCAACGTTCATATTCGACGATATAAGGGACATATTAACCATCGGTTCATAA
- a CDS encoding amino acid ABC transporter ATP-binding protein: protein MITFKGVHKWFKDLHVLNDINLHVNQGEVLVVCGPSGSGKSTLIRTINRLEPINQGTLIVDGVDLSDRGADINKLRAEIGFVFQQFNLYPHLSVMRNITLAPIKIRGMSKNDAESQAMALLERVGLVEKRDAYPTQLSGGQQQRVAIARALAMKPRIMLFDEPTSALDPEMIGEVLLVMKDLAQSGMTMIVVTHEMGFASEVSDRVVFMDDGQILEEAAPDEFFKNPKHERAQQFLKEVLSPMH from the coding sequence GTGATCACCTTTAAAGGGGTACACAAGTGGTTCAAGGACCTCCATGTTCTCAACGACATCAATCTCCACGTAAATCAGGGAGAGGTGCTGGTGGTGTGCGGCCCTTCCGGATCAGGGAAATCGACGCTGATACGAACCATAAACAGGCTGGAGCCTATTAACCAGGGAACACTCATTGTCGATGGTGTGGATCTCTCTGACAGGGGGGCGGATATCAATAAGCTCAGGGCCGAGATCGGTTTTGTATTCCAGCAGTTTAACCTGTACCCCCACCTTTCCGTTATGAGGAATATTACCCTTGCCCCCATCAAGATCCGCGGAATGAGCAAAAACGACGCAGAAAGTCAGGCCATGGCACTCCTCGAACGGGTAGGCCTCGTTGAAAAGCGTGACGCATACCCGACACAACTCTCCGGGGGACAGCAGCAGAGGGTTGCCATCGCGCGCGCGCTTGCCATGAAACCGAGGATCATGCTTTTTGATGAACCTACATCAGCGCTTGACCCGGAGATGATCGGGGAGGTTCTCCTTGTTATGAAAGACCTCGCACAATCGGGTATGACGATGATCGTGGTAACTCACGAGATGGGATTTGCAAGCGAGGTTTCCGACAGGGTGGTTTTCATGGATGATGGACAGATCCTGGAAGAGGCAGCTCCTGATGAATTTTTTAAAAATCCAAAACACGAGAGAGCGCAACAGTTCCTGAAAGAAGTCCTCTCGCCGATGCACTAA
- a CDS encoding ABC transporter substrate-binding protein, whose amino-acid sequence MKRFVVVFTAFMFVVGLCGTLAAQDRLDVIKKRGALIAGVKDSTPGFGFVDEKTREIVGYDVDFVRAIANKLGVKLQLKPVTSASRMPQLVEGNIDMIAATMTKTAERAKQIDFSYTYFFTGQKFIVRKGTVKSLADLDGKRIGTAKGSTSEQNAAKALPKATILSFDDYPQALLALQQGKVFAVTTDESILANLLGKAPNKEQYEIPDIQISDEPYGLGIKKGEKGLVDFVNKTLLEMEKSGEAKKIFDKWFGPKSPTPLERGNFKIAADK is encoded by the coding sequence ATGAAAAGATTTGTAGTGGTGTTTACAGCGTTCATGTTTGTTGTGGGTCTTTGTGGTACCTTAGCTGCTCAGGACAGGCTCGATGTCATCAAAAAGAGAGGCGCCCTCATTGCGGGCGTGAAAGACTCAACGCCGGGGTTCGGTTTCGTCGATGAGAAGACGCGGGAGATTGTCGGGTATGATGTTGATTTTGTCAGGGCAATTGCCAACAAACTCGGCGTCAAGCTGCAGCTCAAACCGGTTACCTCCGCAAGCCGCATGCCCCAGCTCGTTGAAGGAAATATCGATATGATTGCCGCAACGATGACAAAGACCGCTGAGCGGGCAAAGCAGATCGACTTCAGCTACACCTATTTCTTTACAGGACAGAAATTCATCGTCAGGAAAGGAACAGTGAAGAGCCTTGCCGACCTTGACGGGAAGAGGATCGGAACAGCGAAAGGCTCTACCTCAGAGCAAAACGCAGCAAAGGCGCTGCCAAAGGCAACGATCCTTTCATTCGATGACTATCCCCAGGCATTGCTCGCGCTCCAGCAGGGCAAGGTCTTTGCGGTGACAACAGATGAATCGATCCTGGCCAACCTTCTCGGCAAGGCGCCGAACAAGGAACAGTATGAGATACCCGATATCCAGATCTCTGACGAGCCCTATGGCCTTGGCATAAAGAAGGGTGAAAAGGGCCTCGTTGATTTTGTGAACAAAACCTTGCTGGAGATGGAGAAGAGCGGAGAGGCGAAAAAGATCTTTGACAAATGGTTTGGCCCCAAATCCCCGACACCGTTGGAAAGGGGCAACTTTAAGATTGCCGCCGACAAATAG